In the genome of Dromiciops gliroides isolate mDroGli1 chromosome 1, mDroGli1.pri, whole genome shotgun sequence, the window ttaactacttgtgtgaccctgggcgagtcactttaaccctcattgccttgcaaaaacaaaaacaaaaaacattaaaacaaatattgaaaactatctatatgtgtaactggaaaataataaaaatatttatatgaaaaataaataaataaataaataaaagatttaatCTTGGGGGGAAAAGGTCTCAAAATTGTTAAGAGGTCATTGTCATTGCACAATATATAGACGCCCTGGACCTTTtccaaaagctttttttaaaaatttaaaatagaagttTTTTAAATTAGCGGCAATACTTAATCATTTCCAAGAAACTTCTGCCATGTTTCCACatggagtaggaaaaaaaaaaaaccctgtgaaaCTGTGAAAACTCTTTTGGCTCAGAGGAATCTACAGATTACGAATTAAGCTAAAAGTGAAGACAATAATAGACTCTAGTAAAAGGAAACTACGATCATTCCTTCTAAGttttaaatcctatgaaaacctatcacaacaaaagaaatcagaagaatcaaaaaataaagttaagaaaagcataccagaaaataagaaaataaaaagggcCAAGGTCCTAACCAGATAATTTAAAGCGAGATACCAAAAACACAGAgaagagataaataaatgagagaaaatgacattcaatcaaagacaaaaaaaaagtagtgctACTTTCCAGTTAGTCTAATAAGCTGGAAAACATTTTTTGGGGCTTCATTTAATTCCTATAAAAgaatatacttaattttttttttggtggggcaatgagggttaagtgacttgcccagggtcacacagctagtaagtgtcaagtgtctgaggcccgatttgaactcgggtccttctgaatccagggccagtgctctatccactgcaccacctagctgccccccatttttaacatttaataaaGTCACCTTTATAATTTGCTAAATATATGGGCAATTAGGAGGAGGAGTAGGTAGAGTTCCacaactggagtcaggaagactcatcttcttgagtttaaatctggcctcagacacctattggctatgtgaccctgggcaaattcctcaaccctgtttgcctcaatttcctcatctataaaaagagctggagaaagaaatggcaaaccattccactatctttgccaagaaaaaccccaaaagaaatgGATATGACTGTATAACAAGTATACAATTGAGTTAAATCAAAATTACCAGATTGATGGATTCATTGGAATATAGATAAATACCTAACCAACTCACTCAAAAAGgacaattcaacatttattaaacatctactatgtgtcaagcactagggatacaaagacaaaaatgaaaaaaagtcatcGAAAACAATGGCTGACAAATATGGCTGACTTATCTCTAAATAACAACTAAGTATCATGACACTCGTTTCCTCAAAGACCTATACTGGCTACTCACTGTAAAAGAGAACATGTCAGAACTTCTCATCCTAATAATGAAAGCTTTCCATAATTTAATCCTACCTTTATCAACACAAGCTTGTTGTACAGTCATTTGAGCCACAtctgattctgtgaccccatttggggttttcttggcaaagatactggagtggtttgccatttctttctccagctcatttgacagatgaggaaactgagacagggttatgtgacttgcaaagagtcacaaagctagtaaatgtctgaggccagatttgaactcaggtcttcctgactccagacctggccctCTATAttctatgccacctagttgctcccaatCCGAAGTTTAATGCTTATTATTCCTCAACACATAATCCCTACCAGTTGACACAATAGCTCCTTTAACTACATGcttccatacatttttttttaggcaattggggttaaatgaattgcccagggtcatacagttagtaagtgttaagtgtctgaggccgaatttgaactcaggccctcctgaatccagggctggtgctctatccactgtgccacctggttgcccctttCATACACATTGATGAGTGGCTCCATCCACTGAAACGCCCAATGCCAACATTATCTAAAttcaatccatccttcaaggcctaacTCAATTCCCATCTCACCTATAATGCCATAATCATATACTCCAGCCCACCTTTTATCTCTAAGTCTGTGaaatcataaaacattttttatcatatcCATTACCTCATATAGATACAGGTAGTCCCAAACTGACAAATGAGTTACACCAAAAAAGTGCATTAAAAATAgctgtttagggggcagctagatggcgcagtggatagagcaccagccctggagtcaggagtacctgagttcaaatctggcctcagacacttaacacttactagctgtgtgaccctgggcaagtcatttaaccccaattgcctcactaaaaagaagaagaaagaaaaaaaatagctgtttacagtaagagatagaaaaattccatttaaaataactataaaatataaaataaaataactgtagacaatataaaatacttgggactctACCTGCCAAAAACAAACCTAGGAATTATAAGAACAcgattataaaatacttttcacacaaataaaataatatctaaacaactggaaaaatatcaattactcctgggtaggctgagtcaatataataaaaatgacaattctaccaaaattaatttacttattcagtgccatgccaatcaaactaccaaaattattttatagagctagaaaaaataataacaaaattcatctggaagaacaaaaagtcaaaattatcaagggaatcaatgaaaaaatgtgaaggaaggtagctGTATCAGagctcaaactgtattataaactggcaattaggaaggaaggatagaatttggaactcaaaactttaaattaaattgtttatgaagtggtaatcatcaaaacaacctggtactgcctaagaaatagagtagtggatcagtaaAATAGATTAGGTAAACAAGATACAATAGTAAATGGCCATAgaaatctaatgtttgataaacccatagACCCAagttttggggacaagaactcattatttaacaaaaacctctgggaaaattagaaaacagtaaggcagaaactaggtgtagaccaacatcttacaccatataccaagataaagtcaaagcaaATTAGGAGTACATGAAATAGTTTAccagtcagatctatggagaagggaagaattcacgaccaaacaagagatagagagtattattatgaaatataaaatggataatttttattatattgaattaaaaaggttttccacaaacaaaaccaatgcaaccaagattagaaggaaagcagaaaactggaacaCAATTTTTACtgcaaatgtctctgataaaaatctcatttctcaaacatagagagAACTAAGtcataagaatataagtcattccccaattgataaatggtcaaagaatatgaacaggcagttttcagacaaagaaatcaaagctcgcTATAGTCATATTTAAAAAGgctataaatcactattttttttttattgatgaggcaattggggttaagtgactttcccaggggcacacagctagtaagtgttaagtgtctgaggtcagatttgaactcaggtcctcctgaatccagggccggtactctatccactgtgccacctagctgcccccctataaatcactattgattaaagaaatgaaaattaaaacaattctgagataccacctcacacctatcaaaaatatgacagaaaaggaaaaagataaaagttggagaggctgtgggaaaattgggacactaatgaactATTAAACTTATgagctaatccaaccattctggagaaccatttagaactatgtccaaaggactataaaactataccactactagatctgtatcagAGATTtttagaaaggggaaaggatctatttgtacaaaaatatctacagCAACTCTTTGTCGTGgcaattggaaattatggggatgtgcatcaattggggaatggctgaacaagttatggtatatgattgtaatggaataccgttgtgttataagaaatgactagcatgatgattttagaaaaacctggaaggacttacttgaactgatacaaagtgaattgagcagaaccaagagaacactgtatacagtgacagcaatattgaacaatgatcaactgtggatgatttactattctcagcaatacaatgatccaaaacagttccaaagtagtcatgatgaaaaatgctatccagaagaactgatggagtttgaatgcagactgaaacatacaaTTTTCCACTCTATCTTTTTCATGGgatgttgtttctgttttttgatctgcattttctttcacaacatgattaatttggaaatgttttacatgattacacatatataacccatatcaaattgtttaattgtttcggggagggggggggagagacaagggaggtagggagagaatttggaactcaaaattgaaaaaaacgTTTAAAtggtttttatgtgtaattgggagtaaataaaatattactcaAAAAAGTTTAGAACTCTCAAGTCACTCCCCATAGAGATACTATTATATGGTGGTTGTGTTCCCAAGATTAGCCCTCAAATTTAACTCAATAAGTACAACACTGTGCTTACAATATTGCAAAACTGTTAAGAATGTTGAGGGCTTCACTTTGGGATGCTAGAAACACATTTCCCCTTCCTTTGGGAATGGTAACTGCTATCTCTCCCCAGCTTCATACCTTCTGTGGGCACCTCCCACACTCCGGAACAGAAGttccagaaagagggagaggcaaGAAAGGCTTCTGAGGGATGTGGACTAGACCTGGTGTAAATCTTCAGGGATACTTCTTGGTCCGGGGGCTGTTacgaccttttttttttttttttcccctaaaagccCCAAAGAGAAAACATCTGGCTTGCTTCCAACCAGAATTTCTCTActcagtcaataggcatttattaatcacctgttaagtgccaggaactgtgctagggatgttgttcagtcctgttcaactcttcatgaccccgtggaCCATGGCATACCAATactatccatgggattttcttggcaaggatcctAGAGTTgattaccatttcctttttgcagtggattaaggcagaggttaagtgacttacccagctagTAAACCTCTGAGAcctattttgaactcagatcttcctgactcaaggcccatgTCAttaagccacctagttgcctgagcaggtgattaaaaaaaaaaaaaggcaggggcagctaggtggtgcagtggatagagcatcggccctggagtcaggagtacctgagttcaaatccggcctcagacacttaacacttactagctgtgtgaccctgggcaagtcacttaaccccaattgcctcacttaaaaaaaaaaaggcaaaagacagtccccgcTCTCAAGAATATCtcctgaatgaagaaaaaaaaagtcccccgAGAATGCATTGCACAGCTTTTCCATTACCTATTCTGAAACAAACATACCACCTGTGTGAGGTCTTTTAACTAGTTGTTGCTTTAGTAATTGCAAAAAggaaaaggcggggggggggggggggggggggggggggggaggaagaaggcaaGAGATGTTTGCTTTCTGCAAAAACTAATTGCAAAATGGTATAACCAGAAAGAGTACCATGAAGTTTACCAGCTTGCCACCCCCCACGACCCTACATTGAACCCTGAGTGAAATGAAACACGATGCAGGGAGCCGGGAGGGCAATGCTCAAGCAGAGGCAGCTAAGGCTGGGAATTACTAGGGGTACCTGGCTAGCCATTCCCAAGTAGTCATTCATAGGCACGTAAGGCATGTTCACAGACTGGGTATACACATGTCGGGTTGCTACTATTTCTTATCTTGTTTGACTGTCGCCTCAGTgagatcataagctccttgagggcagtgacagAAGGGAGTCGGCAGGAAAGGAGATAGGCAATAGTTTAAAATGGGCACGGGCTATAAACTAGGAAAACGGGTTCTGCCCTAGGGCCATTGACGCTAGTTCAGCCGCGTGCCTCGGCTTACTCAGATCTATAAAGGTGTAAATAGCACCTgcttaccccaccccaccccgccaaAGTGTAGATCTCAAGAGATTTCAAACAAAGCTCAGCAGACAAGCAAGTACGGTACAAAAAAGCAGCCAGCCTGGCACCCCCTTTGGGGTCCCCTCGGTGTCCCGCAGCCCTGAACATAAAGAATGCATTTGAAAAACACCTAATTAGAATCTAAAATGGTGTATTGGGGGCAAAGAAGTGAATTTTAACTGCATTAGGTAGGTCTGCACGGGAATCTTGGGCGCCCCAATTGCCTGCCCCACTGCGGGCTCCCTCGCTCGCCCCATCTATACCTGGCCTCCCTTCCTCCCCGCTCCCTCCGCTGGGCTCCCCGCCTATCCGGCCGACCGGCCATGCAGCAGGCCGGGGGTCCGGGGGTGACTCACCCGGAGGGCCGGCCGGCCTGCAGGCCGGGGGGCCGGAATGTGCTCACTTCCTCAGCAGCCgcgcacctgccctggagtcctGGAGCACCGCCCGGCCGGGCCCGGCCTCCGGCGGATGTTTTCCTTATCCCCGCGGGGCCGGCGCGCGCCAACCGCCAGCTCACTCCCACCCCCCCAGCACCGAGGACAAGCACCGCGCGCGCGCAACCGCCAGCtcacacccccacccctccctcccgcACCGCGGATATGGGCGTGCGCCAacgcccccccccaccttccccaacGAGCCCAGGCCTTTCGCGCACGCCCACAGTCCCTACCCCCGCTAACGCTCTTCGGGTACACAACGCAGTCTTCGTAGCCATCGTGCTGCAGCACCCCCGCCCCCCACAATTGCATACACCAAAGACGCCACACTGCCCTTCCCCCGCTACGCACACGCACAGCCAGTCCCAAATCCTACCTCTCCATCCCAAGCCACAACCTGGAACACAACACACGCTCGGGCTATTGGAAGACCCCATCACCACCCCAATTAGGGTCGACTGCCAAACCTCCCTTAGAATGCAGATGCCCAACCCTCTGGCGTAACTGCTCCCTACAATCCCTCCACCAGCCCCCCACATAACGACACGACACCTGGAGCCCAAGTCCAACAGCTAACTTCCGTTTCAATAGTTCGGCAAGAACCCAGACCTCCAAGTTCTCCATAGACAAACCTCTGACCATCTAGGCTCTGTCCACTTTCCCACAGACTTCAAGTCACCagcttggggcgggggggggggggggggggcaactagccAGTCTCCTAGCTCCACAGTCCTCAAAGACCACCAGTTCCAAGTAGTGGGCAATGGTGTTGCTGATGCCCACAGGCTAGATTCACTCTGATTCGATGTAACCTGCCTCCAGCAGTCCTTTGCAGGTTGGTACTCAGCATCCTCAATTCGGGGGtgaatttttttactttcttcagtaCTAAGCCAGGGAATGGCAAGGACCAAGATGCAAAAGTGAGGAATCTACTGTATCCCACCCTCATCCCTAGAGAACACTTGGAATGTggagagagaggtgaaggaagactTTCAGGACATCAGAAGTTTAGTAGAAGTGCAAGGAGTGGGTTTCTTAAAATTCACTCCTAAACCTGTACTCAGTAACTAGGGAAAGGTATCTTAGGACAAGGAGAGCCAGAGGATCTGATCTGTTGGAGGGGTGAGACAGAGACCGTTTAAGTGGGGAGTTATGGCATTTTTAACCATGTTTTGAGACCAGAAATGAGTGGTGTCCTCCAGTTTTGCAGTGGCATTTGAAAAGAATGGACATCACAGAATGGTATAGGGGACAGCAATTtaggaatcagacacttgacccagGACTGttgagaaacaagaaaaaatcgaATCAAGTAGCATTCAAATCAAAATTTAGAGACAAGTAGTGCACCTCCCTCAGCCTTGAAGTTGGGGCTGAAAGAAGAAGGGTTGCTTACATAGAGTAGGGAGAGATTCCAGCTACACCAGCCTTTCCTTAGAAGAGTCAAGAGGGAAACAGGACCAGAGCAGCCAGCTCCAGAACATAAATTTAATGGTGGTAGTACAGGATCATGTCAACTAGGAGACTTTACAGAACCATCCACCCTCTTCCCACCATCTGTGAGGCAACCGAGGTCCAGGGGAGGTCCGTGGGTCACACCACTAGCATTCAAAATCAAaatcttctgcctccaaattcagtgctcttcccCTTAAACAACAGTTGCCATCCACTACCACCTTAAGGAATCCTGTGATAGCACACAGATGAGGGGCAGACACAGAGACATGGGATGGAGGAAACATGTGATAGGAGCAATATGAAGTAATGAGTAACATAATGCACAAGAGGGCAGTCTACCAGAAGAGAGCTGGAACCAAAGGAATGGCTAGGTGCCATAGCCCCTTCTGTTCTAAAGACAGGAAGGTAGTAACAACACTAAAACTGAGATCTCACTTATAAGCAGTATCCATTACATAACATACCAAGGCTCTAGCAAGTCTTGTTGGTGACTACCTCTTGTAGCTTGAGCACAAGGCTTCTGGGAGGCTTAATAAGGCACATGCAGAACACCAGGACAAAGGCCATCTTCGGCTTtgcttcccttcttcccaagATCTCCATTTCTAGCCCAGCCTAGTTGGTATGAAGGGGCCTGTTCTGTCCACGTTCAGCACATTTGTCCATACTAGCTTAGTACAATTTCTACCAGGAAGCTTGGAAGGGCGGCTTCCTTATGTGGATAGGGAGGGACATCTTTGGAACATCTGGATGGGAGAAACACATCTCTGGGATATTATAGGTATCCCCTACCTCAGAGGGAAAACCTCTGACCCATCTCAGGACAATTGAGAGCCTTCACCTGTGTGTGAAGATTCCACCTGTGAAGGGAAAGTCACTCCGTCTATAGCAGAtttaaggtgggggagggagagcctcatgggggggggggagaatgagggCTATGTAGAGGATGAAAGCTCCACCCGAGGTGGCAGCCCCATCTCTGGGGCAGTCTCAGAGCACTCTCGGGATGTGGGGGGACCTCTCTTCCCTCCAGGTGGCAACAGCAATGTTAGTTCCCTTTCCTGGAGCCTCTGGCCGTCGTGCCCCACTGCAGCTCCTTGGTTTGGCTGGGACACAGAACTAACCGTCCCCAGGATTATGCCTCCCTCCGGTCCAGGCAGGAATCCCAATACCCTACACCCTCCCActatgggggaaggagggaagagaaaagaggaaaaaatgctcCCTCCTCCCTAGGTCAGGGAAGAGATCTGGGGACCACCTAGCAGTCCACCACCCCTCCCACTTCTCCACTGGGGAAGTGCCCATCCAGTGCCCCTTCCATGTCCAccaacccccacccctccaaGCTGTGCTGGGACATGAATCAGCTCTCACAGCTGTTAAAGCTGGACCTCTTGTTTTCATGCCCTCACCCCAGGAAACACCGAGTTACAGCTTTTCAGCTCTCCTCAGCAGGGGGCCAGGGTCCTCACTTTATAAACATCCCCATGCCTGCAAGAGCAGAGGGCATAGAATGGTGAGAGACAAGAGCCCTGGGGAGACAGACTAAaaggggagacagagaaggagaggagacaaGACAGAGGTTCTGAGAGTAAAGCAGCGTCTGTGAAAGCTAGCCCTGCAGAAATGGCACTGAGGCAGTGGGCTGGGAGGACTAGGGGGACCCCAAGAAGCTGGGGAACCATTTGTTTGGTGATTTCACTACTCTTGCAACTGCAAGGAGCTCACAGCAAGTGCTACTTCCAAGCTCAAGGTAAAgaggatgggagagggaagaggaggggaagaggaaaacagGGGTGAGGGGGGGGATTTAGGGGAGATCTGTGCCCCATCCTTACCACAAGTATACTTCCCTCTTATTTACGGACGGatgccccctttccctttttccccaccCCTCTTCTAGCCCAGGGTAGATGTGGATTTACAAATCCCCCTGTGGCCTTGATAcaactcctccctccccccacccccaacaattaCAGAGTAGTGTTATTTCTCCTGCCCCTTCAAGCCAAAGCCCTTCTCATCTCATCAGCCATGGCAGCCCTGAtaactttcctccttcctcctcagcTCCCTGTCACTATGAGGGGAAGCATTTTACCCTGGGTGAATCCTGGCTCCGAAGCGACTGTTTCCACTGCACCTGCCCTACACCCCGTCGGTGTGGGCTGCTGCGATATGTAAGTGATTAGGGTTGCTATGATGTATCTGACTGGAATGAGGAGGTATGGGAAGAAGGAAACGACTAGGGATGACGAAAGATTAACTAGCTGTGACAAAAGGGATTAAGGCATGGGGAAAAGAAGAATATGTTGTATTgggacagggaaaggaaggaattaCAGAACAGGAGAATGTCCAGGGTGGAAGacaagtgctttaaaaattcttgctttaaaaaacaaagggcACCTGGAATAGAATGGTTTGACTGGAGGCTGGGCTGCTGGGGAGAAGTGGCACCTCGGTGTACCAATTTCCTTACCCATTTGTTCATACTAGGTCCCAGCATCCCATCGACTTCCCAGCTGGGTGTGAGGTACGACGGGGAGGAAGGGACCTGCCACATCTCCCTGGTGCAAAAATCTGACCCTCACCTACCCTGCAGGGGAGGCCCCCTGACCCTGAATGGGGCTCAGCCAATACCCCTGACTCTGGGGCCCCAGGACCACGTCCCAGTTAGGTTCCACTGACCATTCCACTTGCTGCCTGCCTGCCCACTGCGGCTGCTGCCACCTCCAGGGAAACCACTAGCAGCTGTGAAtttattctaaataaataaattaacggACAGCCAAATGCCTGCCCCTGGAGTCCCTTCTCAGACTCATACAGCccagaaaggaaggggagggccATGCTGGGAGTCTGTCTTCATGCTGTGTCCAGGCACAGCAGTGTCACAAAGGGTAACTGGGGCCCAGATCAGATGGTGACGGTGCTGGCACTGGGCCCGGAGCAGCGTAGGAGACCAGCGTGGGGCTCGTGGGCAGGCACCTTGATGGGGAGGTCCCAGCTGAAGGTGTCCACAGGCACTTGTTCAGGTCCTGTCCAAACCACAGGCTCAGGCTGCTCTATGGGAGGAAGCAGTGCCAAGCCAGGTTCCCGAGATGTCACAAATTCAAAGTGTAGCCGCCACTTCAAGGACACTGGAATAGAGAAGATGGGGTGAAGGGTCAGAATGAAGGGGAGAAGGCAGCAAGAGGGAAGACAAAAGAGGCAGTAGTGATGAGAGAAGCATTGTGATaagaaatattgggggggggcaaagctaagtggcacagtgggataaagcactggccctggattcaggaggacctgagttcaaatccaacctcaaacacttgacacttactagctgtgtaaccccgggcaagtcatttaaccctcattgccccccgccAAATAGGGGAGGCGAGATAGTTATAGTTGGAGGACTAGAGTTGGGGGCGAAGGGTCATGGACACCTATATACATGTTCAGACTAGACATCCTGAGACCAGATCAAGGCAGTAGATGATAAACAGCTAACAACCCAAAGTTCTGTTCAGGTCCAATATCAGTAGCGTAGAGTGAGTGTGCTGGAAAGCAGGAGTCAATATTATCACAGAGGCAAGAAGTCTAAGAGTTTGCTGGGGAGATTGGGATGGGATAAGGTGGTTCAGCAGCCATCAATAGGATCTAAGGTAGGCCGAAGAGAGTATATTTGGAATGAAGGTCAGTCCTGCCCACCCATGCACAATGTGTAGTCCCACCCCACAGAAGCTGGGGGCAGCACTGGGGTGAGACTAATATCATCGTAGAGCCTCACCAATGGCTGTACAGAAACCTGGGGTAGAGCTTAGtggaatgggaagagagaagCTAGTTCTGGTGGTGTGTAGACAGGATTCCTGGTGTCGGGCATGAGTCACATGAGACACAGATGGAGCCCCACTTGCCCCCCGGCGCCGCTGGTATTCAGGCTGGACAGTCTCTTCTGTCTGTAGACTTACTGAGAACTAATAGCACGAAAAGGTATTCACAGGTGGAAATTAATAGCCACTGCATGGATAGGATGCCCAAACTTATAGTCCTCTTTACCCATACACAGTCTTTTTACCACCCCACTGTAGGCCATCCCTACCACCACCTTGGACATGATATCTAtctcaccacccccaaaaaagcttCCTTCATAGATCCCTTCCCAGTCTCCCATCCCTACAAACAGGTCAACTCCAAGTTGCAAGTCCATCCCCCATTCCCCCCATGGtattctctccccctcacctGCAAACAGGGTACAGTCCCTTCCCCCAGATTCAGGGTCCCTATCACGTCCTCTCCAAGTCTGTACACGGACTTAAAGATTCCAAAGGTCCCAACCTTCCCTCGACCGTCACTGATATTGTATAGATCTGGGGGTAGAGGGAATGAGGATCTGTGAGCCAGGACTTCCATATCAGCAAAGGTCTCTTCCTAAGAATCCAGTAGGGATTGGATTATAATGGCAACAGACTGGGAAGAACAGGGCTCAAATAGGATGGGGGGTAAAGGGGATTTCCTGTGCCCTCCTCACAAATTGG includes:
- the LOC122740591 gene encoding LOW QUALITY PROTEIN: prostate-associated microseminoprotein (The sequence of the model RefSeq protein was modified relative to this genomic sequence to represent the inferred CDS: inserted 1 base in 1 codon; deleted 2 bases in 2 codons), with translation MALRQWAGRTRGTPRSWGTICLVISLLLQLQGAHSKCYFQAQAPCHYEGKHFTLGESWLRSDCFHCTCLHPVGVGCCDMSQHPIDFPAGCEVRREEGTCHISLVQKSDPHLPCRGGXPDPEWGSANTPDSGAPGPRPS